CGGCGTGGGACGCAACTCACAATGGGCCACGATGATCAGTGACTCATTTTTTCTATCGGCAACCCACTCTCATCCCGGCAACGGCACGAACGTCACGTTCTTTCATTCGAACGACCCGGCAGGTGCCAGCGAATCTCATGCGGTGGCCGAAGGTTGGGGGATTGGCACGTCTGATCTTTGGCTGGGCCGCCTGGCCACCAGCGTGAGTACGTCCGTGGCGAAGTATGCCATTGCGGACGTGTCACCAGCAGCGGCTGAGTCTCTGGATTTCCTGACGTTCGGGTTAGCAAGTGGATTTGCGCCAGCCGCTCGACAGCGAGTGGGGCGAAACGAAGTTGACCTGGTGCTTCCAGCGTTCAGCGATCCAGCGTTGGCCGGCGCCGGCGACGTGTTCATCTACGACTACGATCTGACAGGCGGCGTGGGCGACGACGAAGCTCGCGTCGCGGGTGGCGACTCGGGTGCTCCCACGTTCTTTCTTTCGGATTCCGGACCGGCGATTCTTGGCATTCACTGGTTTCTATACACCGAAGATGATCTGGACGGTGGCTCCGGATCCGGCGACACGTTTGTGCCATCCTATATCGATGCCCTGAACGCGAGAATGGCTCCGTTCGGAGAGAGCCTCACCATCGTTTCAGTGCCGGAACCATCGTCGGTTGTGCTGTACGGCCTCGCACTGGGGTTCGTCATTATCCGCCACCGGCGACGCGTTCATTTGAACTGACCGGCGCCCCTGAGCTCACGTGCAAACTGTACGATTGCTGTCCGAGTACATCCTTGCGCAATCGCGACCATGTAAGGCCCACAGTGCGGAATCTCGCACCGTGGTGCTGCTTGGCATTCGACGCTGTCAGTCTGCCTGAGGCTCTTCCAGGTAAGTGTATCCGGTCAGCGCCTCTTCATAGAACTTCACGAATCGGCCCGCCTCAGCATGATCAATCAAGCCATCACGGACAGCCGTTTCAACCGCCAGTTGCAGACGATGGATGAGGTCGCGATCGCTGTATTGCACGTACTCCAGAACTTCACTTACTGACTCGCCCTTCAAAATGGCATCCAGGATCACCTCGCCGGATTCCGTCAGGTCCACGTGAACCGCGTTGGTATCGCCAAACAGATTGTGCAGATCTCCCAGGATTTCCTGGTACGCCCCAATCAGGAACGCTCCCAGATAATACGGCGAACCATCGAATTCGTGCAGCAGCAACGTGTTGCGGATGTCGCGGCGGTCGATGAACTGATCGATTTTGCCGTCGCTGTCGCAGGTGATATCGCTTAGTACAGCGTGACGTTTGGGTTGCTCGTTCAAGCGATGAATTGGCATCACGGGAAACAGTTGCTTGATGGCCCACGAATCCGGCATCGATTGAAACAACGAAAAGTTGCAGAAGTAATTGTCAGACAACATCCGGTCCAGCTTCTGCAATTCTTCCGGCACGTATTCAAGACTGGAAACCAGCGTCCAGATGCGGTGGCAGATCGCAAAGTACAGACTTTCCGCCAGACACCGCTGCTCCAATGGAAGGTGGCCCGTGGCGAACAGCGTCATCGCGTCGTCGATCGCCTGTTGCGCGTCGTGGTAACTTTCCAGTGTATTGCGAGCCGTAATCGAACTGTACGCCTGATACAAATCCTTTAGCGGCTGCGGCGCATCTTCCGGCGGCTGCAGGTCTGCAACCGGTTCTTCGCGGCCTTGAGTTGACACGCCCAGCACGCCGAAAATCAGCACGCTGTGAAACGCCGAGATCGCTCGACCGCTTTCCGAAATGATATTCGGATGGGGCACTCCTGCATCGTCGCACACGCTTTGGATGTGATACACAACATCGCGAGCGTATTCTTCGATCGTGTAGTTCATGCTCGATTCGAAGTTCGTCTGCGAACCGTCGTAGTCGACTCCCAAGCCACCCCCAACGTCCAGATACTTAAGCCCGGCACCTCGGTGCACAAGATCTGAGTACACGCGCGTGGCTTCGTTTAACGCCGACTTTACCTGCCGGATATTGGTGATCTGACTGCCCAGATGAAAGTGCAGCAAGTGCAGGCAGTCTTCCATCCCGCGCGACTTAAGCTCATCCAGCCCGGTCAGGATTTCGTTGACTCGCAGGCCGAACTTCGACCGATAGCCGCCGGACGATTGCCAGCGACCCGCTCCGCGCGCCGCCAGTTTGACTCGCATGCCGATCGCCGGACGCACGCCGATCTTCTCGGCACACTTCAGGATCATCTCCAGCTCTGTGTACTTTTCGACGACGGGAATCACGTGGCGGCCGACCTTTTGAGCCAGCAGGGCCATTTCAATGAACTCCTGATCCTTAAATCCGTTGCAGATAATCGGTGTCTTGGCATCCGTCATCGCGACGACGGCCAGTAATTCCGGCTTGCTGCCAGCTTCCAGCCCGAACCCGAGTTCGCGCCCGTATTCGACAACTTTCTCAACCACTTCACGCTGCTGATTAACCTTGATCGGATAAACGCACGCGTAATTCCCACCGTAGTTATGTTCATTGATGGCACTGGCGAAGGCATCGTGCAACACCTTCAGACGATCTTTGATGATGCCGTTAAAACGCAACAGCACGGGCGCATCAAGGCCGCGCACCTGAATGCGATCGACCAGCTCTTTCAGGTCGACGGAACGCTGCGGGTCGCGATCCGGATGCACCAGCAGGTTGCCGTTGTCCGCGACGGAAAAATAGCCGTTGCCCCACCGAGAGACGTCAAACATTTCGGAAGCGTCTGCGGCACTCCAGGTGGATGGTCCGGGTTCAATCATTGTTGGCTACTTGATGGAGGCCGAAAGGGTGGACGGAAAAAAAGCCAGGCCCGCAATGTCGGTTGCGGACCTGGCTAAAGCACAACTACTTAGTTGGTTCAGGCCGTCTTCGCATGGCGATTCATCAGCCACACCAGAACCGGGCTGGCGACGTAAATCGAACTGTACGTACCAACGATGACGCCCAAAGTCAGACAGAAGGCGAAGCCATGAATGCCTTCTCCACCGATCACGTACAGAATGATGACCACTAAAAATGTGGTCAACGATGTCAGCAATGTACGAGACAGCGTCTGGTTTAGAGACGTGTTCACGATGTCTAAAGTCAGGTTCGGATTCTTACCACGAACTTCGCGAATACGGTCGAAGACCACAATCGTGTCGTTCAGTGAATAACCCACGATGGTCAGGAAGGCGGCCACCATCGGCAGGTTGATGCGGAAGTCATTCAACAGCAACGCCTGACCGATCGGATTACCGGAAACATAGGACGCCAGTGCCATCAGGCCCATCACGATCAGAACGTCGTGTACCAAAGCCACCACGGCGGCAAGTCCGAAAGTAATCTTCTGGAAGCGGAACCAAATGTAGGCCACGATTGCCAGCAGACTGATCACGATCGCCATCACAGCAGACGTTTTCATTTCACTCGCGACAGCACTGGCAAAAGTGTTCACTTCATCAAACAGCGGCCGGGTATCCAGATCAGCCTTGATACTCGACAAAGCAAGCTTGAAGTCCTCTTCTGAAACCTGCGGAGTCACGCGGACATTCACTTCGTCAAACTTCTGAACCTGCTGGCCGGAAGCGTCAACGCCAGAGCCCGCCGTCCCCTGGATGCCAACAAATTCTGCGGCATCGGGATATTTCGGAGCATCCGCGGTACCAATGGCTTCCAGAGCCTGCTGCACCTGATCGAAGATCGTGCCGACAGCGACTTCACGTGAGAACTTCATCGACGCCATGAGCCCACCGTCAAACTTCCGGTAGAGCAACGCTTCCGCTGACTCATCGCCTTCTTCGATCGCGTACGCCTGCGGATCAGAGTATTCCATGCTGACCATAAGCAGGTGCATGGATTCATTACCCTTGAACGCCTGGTACACCTTATCGCGAACGCGTTCTTCGGCGGATTCTTCTTCGCTTTTGTTCGCTTCAGAATCACTTTCGGTCGTGCGAAGTCGGAAATGCCGACTGCCGCTTTCAACGTCGTCGCCTGCCAACGTCAGCCGTTCAATCGTGAACGTGTTTTCAAACTGGTCCTGCAACGCCGCCTGGACCGCATCGACTTCAGCGGTTTCCTGCAACTGAAACGTCACCATCGTGCCGCCGGTGAAGTCGATATCGTAGTTACGGTCGCCTCTCGAGATGAATGCGGCCATGCCTCCGACGATCAGAACTGCCGAAAGGACGGCACAAGCACTGCGTTTGCCAAGGAAGTTGATATTCGTGTTACCGACCAGACTGAACATTTTGATCTGCTTCAACCAGCCCTGTCGTTCCGCCACATCAAAGATCGTTCGGCCAACGTACAACGCGGTGAACATGCTCACCACGATCCCGATAAACAGAGAAACAGCAAAACCCTTCACTGTGTCAGTACCAATCGCGTACAGGATCGCGGCTGTGATCAAGGTCGTAACGTTCGCGTCGATAATCGTGCTGAACGCTTTACCAAAGCCATTCTGAATCGACATTCTCAGGCTGGAACCTCGATTCGTTTCTTCACGAATACGTTCAAAGATCAGCACGTTTGCGTCCACTGCCATACCAATGGTCAGCACAAGCCCGGCCAAACCAGGCAATGTAAATGTCGCATTGATCGCCATCATCATTGTCAGCACCAGCACCATGTTCAGCACGAGGCAGATCACAGCGACAACACCGGCAAAGCGGTAATAGAGCAGCATGAACAGTACGACCACACTCGCCGCCACAACGATGGCCTGCACGCCCTTTTTGCGGACGTCTTCACCCAGCGTCGGGTCGATTGTGGCTTCGCTCAACGGCTTTTTGTTGATCGGCACTTCAAGAGCACCGGCATTCAAGACGCCCGTCAACTCACGAACTTCTTCGGCAGTAAAATCGCCGCTGATCTGTCCCTGGTCGCTGATCACATCGTTGATGTCTGGTGCACTGTAAAGCTGTCCGTCCAGTAAAATGCCGAGACCGCGTTTCGGCTTGCCTGGCTGCGGCTGAAACCGACTGGTCAACTGACCAAACAGAAACGCTCCGCGCGCATCGAATTGAAAGTTGACGATCTGAGTACCGTCGCGAGGATCGATGCCGCCGCTGGCGTTTTTCAGGTACTTGCCGCTGACACGTTGTTCAGGTGGATCAACCAGAACCAGATACTCACGAGTCGTATAGCGTTCTGTTTCGCCGTCTACGATCCGCGTTCGTTCAACCTCGCGGGAAACGGTATCGGTTCGTTCCAGAAACTGTGGCTCGCCCTCCTTTTCGTAGGCCGGCACCCACATCGCATAGATTTCTTTTGAATCGTTGCCTTCTTCGTCGGTCAACGTTCGGACGAGCGTCTTTTCTGTCGGATCAAGCTCCCGCGCCTGCCGCACGAGGGCGGCGTCGTCCACCGATTCGTTCACGGTGATAAAGAACTCCAGACTTCCAAGCTTCACGATGCGCCGCTTGATTTCGGCGACGGTCTCCGCGTCTTTACCGGGCACGATCACTTCGATGCGGTCACGTCCGACGGGAATTACAGTGATTTCTGATGTACCGCTGGGGTCGATTCGCTTTTTGACGGCGGTGACCATCTTGTCCATAATCTCAGACGTGATCGGCTTCTCTTCGTCCTCTTCCACCTGGAACAGAATGTTGGTACCGCCGGCAAGGTCAGTACCCAGCCGAAGGCCTTCGCCGAGGCTTTCGCCGTTGGCCATACGGACGAGGAAAGGCATCACGCCGATGGCTAAGGCAGCAAGACACACTCCGAAGCGGAGTGCCCAGTCTGTCATCTTCAGCGATTTGGCAAGGAAAGCGCCCAGCACAAACGAGCCGATCAGGCCAATCACGAAGATGGCGAACGCTGTTCCGCCGCCAACCGCTGCTGCAT
This DNA window, taken from Fuerstiella marisgermanici, encodes the following:
- a CDS encoding PEP-CTERM sorting domain-containing protein gives rise to the protein MLIRRLSVFAVMCIAWCAAGGAVQADLMVRGFDANLHNRFANHPDFIGISHDWSGVGRNSQWATMISDSFFLSATHSHPGNGTNVTFFHSNDPAGASESHAVAEGWGIGTSDLWLGRLATSVSTSVAKYAIADVSPAAAESLDFLTFGLASGFAPAARQRVGRNEVDLVLPAFSDPALAGAGDVFIYDYDLTGGVGDDEARVAGGDSGAPTFFLSDSGPAILGIHWFLYTEDDLDGGSGSGDTFVPSYIDALNARMAPFGESLTIVSVPEPSSVVLYGLALGFVIIRHRRRVHLN
- the speA gene encoding biosynthetic arginine decarboxylase; protein product: MIEPGPSTWSAADASEMFDVSRWGNGYFSVADNGNLLVHPDRDPQRSVDLKELVDRIQVRGLDAPVLLRFNGIIKDRLKVLHDAFASAINEHNYGGNYACVYPIKVNQQREVVEKVVEYGRELGFGLEAGSKPELLAVVAMTDAKTPIICNGFKDQEFIEMALLAQKVGRHVIPVVEKYTELEMILKCAEKIGVRPAIGMRVKLAARGAGRWQSSGGYRSKFGLRVNEILTGLDELKSRGMEDCLHLLHFHLGSQITNIRQVKSALNEATRVYSDLVHRGAGLKYLDVGGGLGVDYDGSQTNFESSMNYTIEEYARDVVYHIQSVCDDAGVPHPNIISESGRAISAFHSVLIFGVLGVSTQGREEPVADLQPPEDAPQPLKDLYQAYSSITARNTLESYHDAQQAIDDAMTLFATGHLPLEQRCLAESLYFAICHRIWTLVSSLEYVPEELQKLDRMLSDNYFCNFSLFQSMPDSWAIKQLFPVMPIHRLNEQPKRHAVLSDITCDSDGKIDQFIDRRDIRNTLLLHEFDGSPYYLGAFLIGAYQEILGDLHNLFGDTNAVHVDLTESGEVILDAILKGESVSEVLEYVQYSDRDLIHRLQLAVETAVRDGLIDHAEAGRFVKFYEEALTGYTYLEEPQAD
- the secD gene encoding protein translocase subunit SecD; the protein is MLETLTAVLTLVVQDGDAAVEAVAENADAAANGAAAVADAAAVGGGTAFAIFVIGLIGSFVLGAFLAKSLKMTDWALRFGVCLAALAIGVMPFLVRMANGESLGEGLRLGTDLAGGTNILFQVEEDEEKPITSEIMDKMVTAVKKRIDPSGTSEITVIPVGRDRIEVIVPGKDAETVAEIKRRIVKLGSLEFFITVNESVDDAALVRQARELDPTEKTLVRTLTDEEGNDSKEIYAMWVPAYEKEGEPQFLERTDTVSREVERTRIVDGETERYTTREYLVLVDPPEQRVSGKYLKNASGGIDPRDGTQIVNFQFDARGAFLFGQLTSRFQPQPGKPKRGLGILLDGQLYSAPDINDVISDQGQISGDFTAEEVRELTGVLNAGALEVPINKKPLSEATIDPTLGEDVRKKGVQAIVVAASVVVLFMLLYYRFAGVVAVICLVLNMVLVLTMMMAINATFTLPGLAGLVLTIGMAVDANVLIFERIREETNRGSSLRMSIQNGFGKAFSTIIDANVTTLITAAILYAIGTDTVKGFAVSLFIGIVVSMFTALYVGRTIFDVAERQGWLKQIKMFSLVGNTNINFLGKRSACAVLSAVLIVGGMAAFISRGDRNYDIDFTGGTMVTFQLQETAEVDAVQAALQDQFENTFTIERLTLAGDDVESGSRHFRLRTTESDSEANKSEEESAEERVRDKVYQAFKGNESMHLLMVSMEYSDPQAYAIEEGDESAEALLYRKFDGGLMASMKFSREVAVGTIFDQVQQALEAIGTADAPKYPDAAEFVGIQGTAGSGVDASGQQVQKFDEVNVRVTPQVSEEDFKLALSSIKADLDTRPLFDEVNTFASAVASEMKTSAVMAIVISLLAIVAYIWFRFQKITFGLAAVVALVHDVLIVMGLMALASYVSGNPIGQALLLNDFRINLPMVAAFLTIVGYSLNDTIVVFDRIREVRGKNPNLTLDIVNTSLNQTLSRTLLTSLTTFLVVIILYVIGGEGIHGFAFCLTLGVIVGTYSSIYVASPVLVWLMNRHAKTA